The following are from one region of the Cetobacterium somerae genome:
- a CDS encoding lysophospholipid acyltransferase family protein yields the protein MENNKYKRYGLILYYLLKIISKTMKIEIIKSPKLVEGENYVCGFWHNKLVGASLGLINLSEKKAVLASPSKDGELISIPLEKMGFTMVRGSSGKDSIKSVLKLIKLVKDGHSAGTPLDGPKGPIYEVKPGMLYLAQKSGKALVPVGVAFSNKWTFEKAWDKFQMPKPFSKMVCLIGDPILIPSDANLDDYLDLAKEALFQIDKEAEKRLNEKK from the coding sequence ATGGAAAATAATAAATATAAAAGATATGGTTTAATACTTTACTACCTACTAAAAATTATTTCTAAAACAATGAAAATAGAGATTATAAAAAGTCCTAAACTTGTTGAAGGAGAAAATTATGTATGTGGTTTTTGGCACAATAAACTTGTTGGAGCCTCTCTAGGGCTAATCAATCTATCTGAAAAAAAAGCTGTCTTAGCTAGCCCCTCTAAAGATGGAGAGTTAATATCTATTCCTTTAGAAAAAATGGGTTTTACTATGGTTAGAGGTTCTTCTGGAAAGGATTCAATTAAATCAGTTTTAAAATTAATTAAATTAGTTAAGGATGGTCACAGTGCTGGAACACCATTAGATGGCCCAAAAGGTCCTATTTATGAGGTTAAGCCCGGTATGTTATATCTTGCCCAAAAATCTGGAAAAGCTTTAGTTCCAGTTGGTGTAGCATTTAGTAATAAATGGACTTTCGAAAAAGCTTGGGATAAATTTCAAATGCCTAAACCTTTTTCTAAAATGGTTTGTTTAATTGGAGACCCCATTTTAATTCCTAGTGATGCTAATTTAGATGATTATTTAGATTTAGCAAAAGAAGCTTTATTTCAAATAGATAAAGAAGCTGAAAAAAGATTAAATGAAAAAAAATAA
- the metG gene encoding methionine--tRNA ligase has product MSKNFYVTTPIYYVNGDPHVGSAYTTIAADVLARYKKSKGFDVFFLTGTDEHGQKVEEAAKMRDLTPQAWTDSMAPRFIDMWKALDINYTDFIRTTEPRHKEAVKKIIKTVYDKGDIYKGEYEGKYCVSCETFVPENQIVNGNHCPDCGKELRMVKEESYFFKMSKYQDALLEHIESHPDFILPHSRKNEVVSFIKQGLQDLSISRNTFEWGIPIEFAPGHITYVWFDALTNYLTAVGYENNPELFDKFWNNGEVVHLLGKDILRFHAIIWPCMLLSAGIKLPNKIVAHGWWTSEGEKMSKSKGNVVAPLDEIAKYGVDAFRYCLMREVNFGNDGDYSTPSIVTRINSDLANDLGNLLNRTLGMYGKYFNGTIAKGEVFEEIDDSVKTLWNETVVAVDYHMNRVEFSRALEAIWKFISRMNKYVDETAPWLLIKDEAKNERLATVMNFLVQSLYKVAVLTAPYMPTASQKIWNQLGFSNNILEASLESVDGWNLLKVGHILGTAEPIFPRLEVEKKEAKKDPLAINEDLKIENPIEIADFDKIDIQVVEILEASNIEGADKLLKFKVKTANEIRQIVSGIAKYYPTPSELVGKKVLAILNLPPVTLRGVLSQGMLLSSTEKKRLKLVEVDSSVKIGSKIK; this is encoded by the coding sequence ATGAGTAAAAATTTTTATGTAACAACACCTATATATTATGTTAATGGAGATCCACATGTTGGAAGTGCTTATACAACTATTGCAGCTGATGTTTTAGCTAGATATAAAAAATCAAAAGGTTTTGATGTATTCTTTTTAACAGGTACTGATGAACATGGACAAAAGGTTGAGGAAGCTGCAAAAATGAGAGATTTAACTCCTCAAGCTTGGACAGATTCTATGGCTCCTAGATTTATTGATATGTGGAAAGCATTAGATATCAATTATACAGATTTTATAAGAACTACAGAACCAAGACATAAAGAGGCTGTTAAAAAAATCATAAAAACAGTTTATGATAAAGGTGATATTTATAAAGGTGAATACGAAGGAAAATATTGTGTTTCTTGTGAAACATTTGTTCCTGAAAATCAAATTGTAAATGGAAACCATTGTCCTGATTGTGGTAAAGAACTTAGAATGGTTAAAGAGGAATCTTATTTCTTTAAGATGTCTAAATATCAAGATGCTTTACTTGAGCATATTGAAAGTCATCCTGACTTTATTCTTCCTCACTCTAGAAAAAATGAGGTTGTTTCATTTATAAAGCAAGGACTTCAAGATCTATCTATTTCTAGAAATACATTTGAGTGGGGAATTCCAATCGAATTTGCTCCTGGACACATAACTTATGTATGGTTTGATGCTCTAACAAACTATTTAACAGCTGTTGGATATGAAAACAATCCTGAATTGTTTGATAAATTCTGGAATAATGGAGAAGTTGTTCATCTTTTAGGAAAAGATATTCTTAGATTCCATGCTATTATATGGCCTTGTATGCTTTTATCAGCAGGAATTAAACTTCCAAATAAAATTGTAGCTCATGGTTGGTGGACTTCTGAAGGTGAAAAAATGTCTAAATCTAAAGGAAACGTTGTTGCACCATTAGATGAAATTGCTAAATATGGTGTAGATGCTTTTAGATACTGTTTAATGAGAGAGGTTAACTTTGGTAATGATGGAGATTATTCAACACCTTCAATTGTTACAAGAATTAACTCAGATTTAGCTAATGATTTAGGAAATCTTTTAAATAGAACTCTAGGAATGTATGGTAAATATTTCAATGGAACAATAGCAAAAGGAGAAGTATTCGAAGAGATTGACGACAGTGTAAAAACTCTTTGGAATGAAACTGTTGTTGCTGTTGATTATCATATGAACAGAGTAGAGTTCTCTAGAGCTTTAGAAGCTATCTGGAAATTCATCTCTAGAATGAATAAATATGTTGATGAAACTGCTCCTTGGCTACTTATAAAGGATGAAGCTAAAAATGAAAGATTAGCAACAGTTATGAACTTCTTAGTTCAATCTCTTTATAAAGTTGCGGTTTTAACAGCTCCATATATGCCAACAGCATCTCAAAAGATTTGGAACCAATTAGGTTTCTCTAATAATATTTTAGAAGCTAGTTTAGAATCTGTTGATGGATGGAATTTATTAAAGGTAGGGCATATCTTAGGTACTGCTGAACCTATATTCCCAAGACTTGAAGTTGAAAAGAAAGAAGCTAAAAAAGATCCTCTTGCTATAAATGAGGATTTAAAAATTGAAAATCCAATAGAAATCGCTGATTTTGATAAAATAGATATTCAAGTTGTTGAAATATTAGAAGCTAGTAATATTGAGGGAGCTGATAAACTTCTTAAATTTAAAGTAAAAACAGCTAATGAAATAAGACAAATTGTTTCAGGAATTGCAAAATATTATCCAACACCTTCTGAATTAGTTGGTAAAAAAGTTTTAGCAATTTTAAATTTACCTCCTGTTACTTTAAGAGGAGTTCTTTCTCAAGGAATGTTATTAAGCTCTACTGAAAAGAAAAGATTAAAACTTGTTGAAGTAGATTCAAGTGTTAAAATAGGATCTAAGATAAAATAG
- a CDS encoding YbaB/EbfC family nucleoid-associated protein, whose amino-acid sequence MVRKLKGQKTTGGNSQSDILRQAQAMQQQMLSVQESLKEKEVEASVGGGAVVVKANGQKDIVSIKISEETIKDAVEDKEMLEDLVLSAVTEAMRQADELAEKEMSAVTGGINIPGLF is encoded by the coding sequence TTGGTTAGAAAACTAAAAGGACAAAAAACTACTGGAGGAAACTCTCAATCTGATATTTTAAGACAAGCTCAAGCTATGCAACAACAAATGCTTTCTGTTCAAGAATCATTAAAAGAAAAAGAAGTTGAGGCTTCTGTTGGTGGTGGAGCTGTTGTAGTAAAAGCTAATGGACAAAAAGATATCGTTTCTATAAAAATATCTGAAGAGACTATTAAAGATGCTGTTGAAGATAAAGAGATGTTAGAAGATCTTGTTCTTTCTGCTGTTACTGAGGCTATGAGACAAGCTGATGAGTTAGCTGAGAAAGAGATGTCTGCTGTTACTGGTGGAATCAATATCCCAGGTCTATTCTAG
- the sppA gene encoding signal peptide peptidase SppA, whose protein sequence is MFLLRWIFNFLKFIIREISSMIIKFAFLLVLIILAFNYFTKTKKSPITKKSYLKIDLAKEFNETLIQSPLNFSSKNINFYQLLNNISMAKQDSNVQGIILFLDDNSLSRSQIDELGEVLNEFKTSTKPIYSYGAMLDNNSLLISSYTNEIIMPPAASTAVNITGYNKDIPYFKGLTEKLGIDVNVIHVGDFKTYGENYTRSEMSEENRSDLKRILDKSYSFFLEDLSKNRSIEINSLNSTILSGELMGESSESLKKYNLISTLNYWENFKKEKNIENITNIEEYIPSFKSTISNNKIAIVYADGEINYTSSKNPTASTITPDKFISALEKAEKDDNIKGIVIRVNSPGGSALASDIICNAIKNVEKPIYVSIGNVAASGGYYISTAAKKIFADKNSITGSIGVVSLIPNVKELTNKIGINMNDISYGKYSDLYSLTASMTPERQEKIYNSNLKVYKEFLNKVAYGRNLPLEEVEKIAQGKVWLGDEAIKIGLIDSIGGINATIKSLATDLKINDNYSVTEISYEEDLKTMFESTVFPIQTFFSFKSLTKSENLKNLIENEDIFFKPILYLSF, encoded by the coding sequence ATGTTTTTACTTAGATGGATTTTTAACTTTCTAAAATTTATCATTAGAGAAATCTCTTCAATGATAATAAAATTTGCATTCCTTTTAGTTTTAATAATTTTAGCTTTTAATTATTTTACTAAAACTAAAAAAAGTCCTATTACTAAAAAATCATACTTAAAAATAGATTTGGCTAAAGAGTTTAATGAGACTTTAATCCAAAGTCCTCTTAATTTTAGCTCTAAAAATATAAATTTTTATCAACTTTTAAATAATATAAGTATGGCTAAACAAGATTCTAATGTTCAAGGAATTATATTATTTTTAGATGACAACTCTTTAAGTAGAAGTCAAATTGATGAGCTTGGAGAAGTTTTAAATGAATTTAAAACTTCAACTAAACCTATATACTCATATGGAGCTATGTTAGATAACAACTCTTTATTGATAAGTAGTTATACTAATGAAATTATTATGCCTCCCGCAGCATCCACTGCTGTAAATATTACTGGATATAATAAAGATATCCCATATTTTAAAGGTTTAACTGAAAAATTAGGAATAGATGTTAATGTTATTCATGTAGGAGACTTTAAAACTTATGGTGAGAATTATACTCGAAGTGAAATGTCTGAAGAAAATCGTTCTGATTTAAAGAGAATCCTAGATAAAAGTTACTCTTTTTTTCTTGAAGATTTATCTAAAAACCGTTCAATTGAAATTAATAGTTTAAATTCTACAATTCTTTCAGGAGAATTAATGGGAGAATCATCAGAATCTTTAAAAAAATATAATTTAATAAGTACTTTAAATTATTGGGAGAATTTCAAAAAAGAGAAAAATATTGAAAATATAACTAATATAGAAGAGTATATTCCATCTTTTAAATCTACAATATCTAATAATAAAATAGCAATTGTTTATGCTGATGGTGAAATTAACTATACATCTTCTAAAAATCCTACTGCTAGCACTATAACTCCTGATAAATTTATTTCTGCTTTGGAAAAAGCTGAAAAAGATGATAATATTAAAGGAATTGTAATCAGAGTTAATTCTCCTGGTGGATCTGCTCTAGCATCAGATATTATTTGTAATGCTATTAAAAATGTTGAAAAGCCAATATATGTTTCTATTGGAAATGTAGCAGCCTCTGGTGGTTATTATATTTCAACCGCTGCTAAAAAAATATTTGCTGATAAAAATAGTATAACTGGTTCTATTGGAGTTGTTAGTCTTATTCCAAATGTTAAAGAACTTACAAATAAAATTGGTATCAATATGAATGATATATCTTATGGTAAATATTCAGATTTATACTCTTTAACAGCTTCAATGACTCCTGAGAGACAGGAGAAAATATATAATTCTAATCTCAAGGTTTATAAAGAGTTTTTAAATAAAGTTGCCTATGGAAGAAATTTACCATTAGAAGAAGTTGAAAAAATAGCTCAAGGAAAGGTTTGGTTAGGAGATGAAGCTATTAAAATTGGACTTATTGATTCTATTGGTGGAATAAATGCAACTATAAAAAGTTTAGCTACAGACTTAAAAATAAATGATAATTACTCTGTTACCGAAATTTCTTATGAAGAGGATTTAAAAACAATGTTTGAATCAACAGTATTTCCTATACAAACTTTTTTCTCTTTTAAATCTTTAACTAAAAGTGAAAATCTTAAAAACTTAATCGAAAATGAAGATATATTCTTTAAACCAATTTTATATCTAAGCTTTTAA
- the groL gene encoding chaperonin GroEL (60 kDa chaperone family; promotes refolding of misfolded polypeptides especially under stressful conditions; forms two stacked rings of heptamers to form a barrel-shaped 14mer; ends can be capped by GroES; misfolded proteins enter the barrel where they are refolded when GroES binds), with the protein MAKIIKFNADARKKLENGVNILADAVKITLGPRGRNVVLEKAYGAPLITNDGVSIAKEIELDDPFENMGAQLIKEVATKSNDVAGDGTTTATILAQAIVKEGLKMVSAGANPIFLKKGIEKATKIAVELLLKKSKKVQSNSEISQVASISAGDTEIGDLIAKAMEKVGESGVISVEEARSLDTTLEVVEGMEFEKGYLSPYMVTNSERMEAILENPYILITDKKISTMKELLPLLEKTVQTSKPLLIIAEDLDGEALATLVLNKIRGTLNVIGVKAPAFGDRRKAMLEDIAVLTGGQVISEEKGMKIEDTDLSQLGKAKKIKVTKDSTVIIDGFSNQDVLSSRITQIKNQISATDSDYDKEKLQERLAKLSGGVAIIKVGAATEVEMKEKKLRIEDALNATRAAIEEGVVPGGGVALNEIANEMNDFTLEGEEGIGANILKKSLSSPLKQIAINAGLDGGVIIEKIKNLPDGFGLNAATEEYVHMIENGIIDPTKVTRSALQNATSIAALILTTEVIIANKKEPISENSNSNMGDII; encoded by the coding sequence ATGGCTAAAATTATTAAATTTAATGCTGATGCAAGAAAAAAATTAGAAAATGGTGTTAATATTTTAGCTGATGCAGTTAAAATAACTTTAGGTCCTAGAGGACGAAATGTTGTTTTAGAAAAGGCTTATGGAGCTCCTTTAATAACAAATGATGGAGTTTCTATTGCCAAAGAAATTGAGCTAGATGATCCTTTTGAGAATATGGGAGCTCAGCTTATTAAAGAAGTTGCTACTAAATCTAATGATGTTGCTGGAGATGGAACAACTACAGCTACTATTTTAGCTCAGGCTATTGTTAAAGAGGGACTTAAGATGGTTTCTGCTGGAGCTAATCCAATCTTTCTAAAAAAAGGTATTGAAAAAGCAACTAAAATAGCAGTTGAATTGCTTTTAAAAAAATCAAAAAAAGTGCAATCTAATAGTGAAATCTCTCAAGTTGCATCAATATCTGCTGGAGATACAGAGATTGGTGATCTAATAGCTAAGGCTATGGAAAAAGTTGGAGAAAGTGGTGTTATTAGCGTTGAAGAAGCACGTTCATTAGATACAACTTTAGAGGTAGTTGAAGGAATGGAGTTTGAAAAAGGATATCTGTCACCATACATGGTAACTAATTCAGAAAGAATGGAAGCTATTCTTGAGAATCCATATATCTTAATTACTGATAAAAAGATTTCAACGATGAAAGAACTTCTTCCTCTTTTAGAAAAAACTGTTCAAACGTCAAAACCTCTTTTAATTATCGCAGAGGATTTAGATGGAGAAGCTTTAGCAACTCTTGTTCTAAATAAAATAAGAGGTACTTTAAATGTTATTGGAGTTAAAGCTCCTGCATTTGGAGATAGAAGAAAAGCCATGTTAGAAGATATCGCTGTTTTAACAGGTGGACAGGTTATTTCTGAAGAAAAAGGTATGAAAATAGAAGATACTGATCTTTCTCAATTGGGAAAAGCTAAGAAAATTAAAGTTACAAAAGATTCTACTGTTATTATAGATGGATTTAGTAATCAAGATGTTTTAAGTAGTCGAATTACTCAAATAAAAAACCAAATCTCTGCTACTGATTCTGATTATGACAAGGAAAAATTACAAGAAAGACTGGCTAAACTTTCTGGTGGTGTAGCTATTATTAAAGTTGGCGCTGCTACTGAAGTCGAGATGAAAGAAAAAAAACTAAGAATAGAAGATGCTTTAAATGCCACAAGGGCCGCTATTGAGGAAGGTGTTGTTCCTGGTGGTGGTGTCGCATTAAATGAGATTGCCAACGAAATGAACGACTTTACTCTTGAAGGTGAAGAAGGAATTGGAGCTAATATTCTAAAAAAATCTCTTAGTTCTCCATTAAAGCAAATAGCTATTAATGCTGGCTTAGATGGTGGAGTTATTATAGAGAAAATTAAAAATTTACCTGATGGTTTTGGATTAAATGCTGCTACTGAAGAGTATGTTCATATGATTGAAAACGGAATAATTGATCCTACAAAGGTTACTCGTTCAGCTTTACAAAATGCAACATCTATCGCAGCTTTAATTTTAACAACAGAGGTTATTATTGCAAATAAAAAAGAACCTATTAGTGAAAATTCAAATTCTAATATGGGGGATATTATTTAA
- the galU gene encoding UTP--glucose-1-phosphate uridylyltransferase GalU — MKKVTKAVIPAAGLGTRVLPATKAQPKEMLVIVDKPSLQYIVEELVESGITDIVIVTGRNKNSIEDHFDFSYELENTLERDGKFELLKKIDDISSMANIYYVRQNHPLGLGHAILKAKSFIGDDPFVIALGDDIVYNPDAPVAKQLIDVYEKYGSSVIGVQEVENKDVSKYGIVKPAAILDENTVEMVDFIEKPTLEEAPSNLACLGRYLLSGEIFKYLETTEPGKGGEIQLTDAILKMLNDDQKVVAYNFQGKRYDIGNKIGLLKANIEFGLRNEETKDDLIKYLKEEIKF; from the coding sequence ATGAAAAAAGTTACAAAAGCTGTTATACCTGCTGCAGGATTAGGGACTAGAGTTCTACCAGCTACAAAAGCTCAACCAAAGGAGATGCTTGTCATTGTTGACAAGCCTTCTTTACAATATATTGTAGAGGAGCTTGTAGAATCTGGAATAACTGATATTGTTATTGTTACTGGAAGAAATAAAAATTCTATTGAAGATCACTTTGATTTTTCATATGAGTTAGAAAATACTCTTGAAAGAGATGGTAAATTTGAACTTTTAAAAAAAATTGATGATATTTCTAGTATGGCAAATATTTATTATGTTAGACAAAATCATCCTCTAGGATTAGGTCACGCTATCTTAAAAGCAAAATCATTTATTGGAGATGATCCTTTTGTTATTGCGTTAGGTGATGATATTGTTTATAATCCCGATGCTCCTGTTGCTAAACAGCTTATTGATGTTTATGAAAAATATGGAAGTAGCGTTATTGGTGTACAAGAAGTTGAAAATAAAGATGTATCTAAATATGGTATTGTTAAACCCGCTGCTATTTTAGATGAAAATACTGTAGAGATGGTTGATTTTATAGAAAAACCAACTTTAGAAGAAGCACCTTCTAACTTAGCATGTCTTGGAAGATATCTTCTATCTGGAGAGATTTTTAAATATTTAGAAACTACTGAACCTGGTAAAGGAGGAGAAATTCAACTTACTGACGCTATTTTAAAAATGTTAAATGATGATCAAAAAGTAGTTGCCTATAATTTCCAAGGAAAAAGATATGATATAGGAAATAAAATTGGACTTTTAAAAGCTAATATAGAGTTTGGTCTTAGAAATGAAGAGACTAAAGATGATCTTATAAAATACTTAAAAGAGGAGATTAAATTTTAA